The Lathamus discolor isolate bLatDis1 chromosome 22, bLatDis1.hap1, whole genome shotgun sequence genomic sequence GGCTCCAAGCACATCCTTGGGGCCtaaaaagggaggagaaagccCAAACTGGGAGGTAAAAGGTGATGGAGGAAGAGATGCGGGAGGGCGCTGGGGGGGGACCCGGGTACGGGGGGATGTGGGGCAAGAGGGGCCTGGGGAGGGAGCGGAGCCCAGCGCGGCCCCACCGGGTCCCCTCTCCCGGTTCCGCCCCAGGGGCGGCGGCTGCTTCATCCCCCCCCCGCGTCCGCTTAAAACCCCGCGGAGGAGGCGCTCGGCAGCGCAGAGCCCGGCGGCAGCAGCATCGATACCAGCACCGGTAACCGGTAACCGGCAACGGCACCGACAGCGGCGGCAAGAGGTGGGGtgcgggcagggcagggggttACAGGCAGGGTAAAGGGGGTGAAGGCAGGGAAgaggggtgcaggcagggtaaGGCGGGTGCAGCAGGGTACGGCGAGTGCGAGCAGGGCAGCAGGGTGAAGGCAGGACAagggggtgcaggcagggcaggggggtgcaggcaggacaagggggtgcaggcagggcaggggggtgcaggcagggtaaggggggtgcaggcagggcaggggggtgCAGGGAGGGTAaggggggtgcaggcagggtaaAGGGGGTGCAGCAGGGTACGGCGAGTGCGAGCAGGgcagcagggtgcaggcaggacaagggggtgcaggcagggcaggggggtgcaggcaggacaggggggtgcaggcagggtaaggggggtgcaggcagggcaggggggtgcaggcagggtaaggggggtgcaggcagggtaagggggtgcaggcagggcaggggggtgCAGGCAGGCTAAAGGGGGTGCCAGCAGGGCAGGCTAAAGGGGGTGCAGGGAGCGtaaaggggctgcaggcagggcaggggggtgcaggcagggcaggcaaCCCATCAGGCagcatgggaagggacaccagTGTCCCCCAGCACCCGGTGTCCTGGCCCTCCTGCACCCCACGGCACCGCTGAGCGCAGCAGCCGCGTCCATCCGGATGGACACGGGCTCTGGGAGCACGGGGAGCCCCCCGGGGGGGTACTCGGTCCAAGCCACCGCCGCCATCGCCGCTGCCATCACCTTCCTGGTGCTCTTCACCATTGCGGGCAATGCGCTGGTGATCATGGCCGTGCTGAGCAGCCGCTCGCTGCAGGCACCCCAGAACCTCTTCCTGGTGTCACTGGCAGCCGCTGACATCTTGGTGGCCACCCTCATCATCCCCTTCTCCTTGGCCAACGAGCTCTTGGGCTACTGGTACTTCGAGAAGGCGTGGTGCGAGATCTACCTGGCTCTGGACGTGCTCTTCTGCACCTCGTCCATCGTGCACCTCTGCGCCATCAGCCTGGACCGCTACTGGGCCGTGAGCCGCGCCATCGAGTACAACGCCAAGCGCACGCCGCGGCGCATCAAGTGCAGCATCCTCATCGTGTGGACCATTGCCGCCGCCATCTCCCTCCCGCCGCTCGTCTACAAGGGCGAGAAGAAGGCGGCAGCGGGCGAGCGGCCGCAGTGCAAGCTCAACGAGGAGGCCTGGTACATCCTCTCCTCCAGCGTCGGCTCCTTCTTCGCCCCGTGCCTCATCATGATCCTCGTCTACCTGCGCATCTACCTGATCGCCAGGCGCCGCCACCGCGCCCGCTCCGGTGCCACCAAACCCCCGCCGGTGCCGCCGAGCATCCCCCCGGCACCCGCCGGGGCCCCCCCACCGGTGGACAGGACCTCGCTGCTGAGCCCCGAGGAGCCCCCAGCGGCCCCCAGCGCCGGGGCAGGGACGTCCCCGCCGCCCGCGGGACCCCGCTGGGACACGGTGGCCACCGGGACGGGGCGGGTGGTGCTGGCGCGGCACCGGCCGGCGCTGACCCCCTGGAGGAGGAAGGCTCAGGTGAAGCGGGAGAAGCATTTCACCTTCGTCCTGGCCGTGGTCATCGGCGTCTTCGTGCTCTGCTGGttccccttcttcttcctctacAGCCTGGGCGCGCTCTGCCCCCGGCGCTGCAAGGTCCCCGACGGCGTCTTCCAGTTCTTCTTCTGGATCGGGTACTGCAACAGCTCCCTCAACCCCGTCATCTACACCGTGTTCAACCAGGACTTCCGCAAGGCTTTCCGGCGGCTCCTGTGCCGCTGCCAGGCCCCGACGCCGTGGTGAGGGGCTCCCAcaccccctcttcctcctcctcctgcctgcgcTCAGGGTTGGGTTGAGCTTTGAAGCCCTGCAACGTGACGATGGGGCCCTCCCCATCGCTGCTTGTTGCCAGGTTTCCTTGGGGACCCGGCACATGGAATGGGGGGATCCATCCCcagagaccccccccccccaccgcgaGGCCTTTTAACAATAAAAACTGTTTTGGAATAAGAAAACCATTCCCTTGTTATCAAGGGGGGGCGCGGGGCTGTGATCGTGTCGTGTCTGtgtccccccccatcccttgggGACActtggggacagcagcaggaacaCGATGTCTGGGGGGGTGTTATTTATGGCAGCGCCATAAATAATAGaaggaataaataataatgataataattaattaattaaaccCAAGTGATGAACCAGCTGCCGGCCCTGAGGGCGTTCAACCCCCCCCGGGGGCCCAGTGGGGGTTCGCGGGAGGCTCGTACAGGGGTTGAGCTGCCTGCCTTGGTGCTGCGTTTCAAGAGGATTCATGGGTTGTGACCCACAATTGGGTTGGGGTAACCCACAGCAGCGTAGTGACCACCACCATATCGTGACCCACACCACCGTATCGTGACCCACGCTGGTGTATTGTACTGCATGACGGTGACCCACACCACCGTATCGTGACCCACACCGGTGTATTGTACTGCATGACAGTGACCCACACCACCGTATCGTGACCCACGCTGGTGTATTGTACTGCATGACGGTGACCCACAGCACTGTATCATGACCCACATCACCGTATCGTGACTCACATCACCACATCATGACCCACATCACCGTATCATGACTCACATCACAGCATTGTGACCCACATCACCGTATTGTGACCACACCACCATATCGTGACCCACACCACCATATCGTGACCCACACCACCATATCGTGACCCACACCACCGTATTGTGACCCACACTGGTGTATTGTACTGCATGACGGTGACCCACAGCACCGTATCATGACCCACATCACCATATTGTGACCCACATCACCGTATCGTGACCCACACCACCATATCGTGACCCACACCACCATACTGCGACACACACCACTGTATCATGATCCACGGCAGGCAATGGCAACCCACACTAGCAATGGCATTGTCGTGACCCACAGCAGGAGACTGCGACCCCCACGGCTGTGTCGTGACTCGTGTCGGTGCATCCCCACTCGCACGGGTGCGCCGTGACTCACGCTGGCAACGCGGTGACCCCATTGAGGTTCCCCCACCCCAGCGCTCCCTTCCCTTGGGATGCGGCCCCATCTCCCGGCCTCCATCCCGCCCggccccactgcagccctgggcagcccattccaacCTGGCTGCTGTCCCGGCCCGGCGCGCTGGGACGATGCTCGGCGTGGGAGAGGTCGTGCGAACGGGGCCGGAGCCGTGGGGCTGAGCACGCCGCCGGCACCGCGCCCCTCGGCGGCTCCTCTGCCCCACAGCGCGGGGGGGTCCATAGGGATGTGGATGGCCCCATAGAAAGGGGGCACAGCCAGCGGCACCCCCAAACCAGCCCGGGGGTTGCCATGGTGATGCCTTCATTCCCACCTTCCCCTGGCTCGTAGCAACAGAACCGGGTTTGcggcagaaaaaaaacctggaaaTTCCAGGGTTTGGGCttaaaaatcacttaaaatGGGATAAATTGGGTAAAAATGGGGCCAGATGAGGGTTTGTGCCCATTGCAGGGCTGCCGCGGGAGGTGTGATGAGTCCTGGCCAGGCCTCAGCCTGCTGCCGCCAGGGCTCTGCATTCATAACGTGCAATTAAAGCAGGGCAATGAAGGGGTCTCCTCCTccgctttccctgctggccgggattttctctttttcccccttttttttccttgtcttttccctctttttcctctttttgaagttttctctttgcttttttcccctcttttactTTTgcgttttctttttcctcccctttaattgtgtttcctttcccccctcattcttatttctcctcttttcctgcattgttccttatattttcttttttctcctttttttaatgtCCTTTTACCCCCTTTTTATTCTATTCCTCGCCTTTCTTgtcttattttccccttttccttgcctgttcccttcccccctctccattttcatgttttcttttcttctttttcattcacttttcttttttcctccttttttattgtgttttgccttttttctccttttttcttcaatttaaatttccccttttcccatcttttcttttttcttatattttgtttcccttttttatcgtctttctccctttttattgttaatatttttcctttctcttattttcccttctttttcttctcccctctttttttattgtatttccCCCCGtgttttcatcttattttcccttttttccttgtattttccttttttccctttttgtctttcttctttttcatcttatttttccttttcttcttgcgttttgtttttccttttttcctttttttccttttttcttgcctttttccctatttttcctttctcttattttcccttttttagtcttatttttcttttttaatcttttttccccttttttaacctttttctcccttttttaaactttttttccccttttttaacctttttctcccttttttaatttttcctcccctttttaaccttttttaatcttttttccccctttttaacctttttctcccttttttaaccttttaaaatctttttttccccttttttaaccttttttaatcttttttcccctttcttaaccttttttaatctttttttccccttttttaacctttttctcccttttttaacctttttcccccttttttaacctttttctcccttttttaatctttttttccccttttttaaccttttttaatctttttttccccttttttaaactttttctcccttttttaacctttttacccctttttttaacctttttctcccttttttaatcttttttccccttttttaaccttttttaatcttttttccccttttttaacctttttctccctttttcccccttttttaaccttttttaatcttttttccccttttttaaccttttttaaccttttttaaccttttccccctttttttaacctttttctcccttttttaatcttttttcccctttttctcccttttttaatcttttttccccctttttaacctttttaatctttttccccccttttttaaccttttttaaccttttttaaccttttttcccccttttcccccttttttaacctttttttccccttttttcccctttttctccctttttccccttttccccccttttttaacctttccccctttcccttgCCTTTcccccgctccccgctcccccGCCCCCATCCCTCTCCCGTCCCCGCTCCTTTCCTCCCGTTCTCGCCTCCTCCCCCCCCAGGGACGCTCCGGGCCCGCCCGCTCCGAGCCGCGCCTCGGCCCCCGCCGCGGGGCCGCTTCGGGCCCGTTCCGCCCCCGGCTGCTTCGGGGGGGATccgcggggagggggggggggggccccgGGGCCGCGGTGGGGCCGGGGCCGTGCCCGGGgggggcgggggccgggggcTGCCCCCCAAGGCCGCGGGCGGGGCCGGGGTCTCGGCCCGGGGGGTTCCGGCCGGGCCCGTGCGGGGCGGAGCGGGAGGCAGCGGCCGGGCCGGCGGCGGTGAGAGCGGGCCCGGGGGGGGCGCGGGGCCTGTGCGGGGCCGTGACCCCGGCCCGGGGCGCTGTGGGGCGCGCTCCCCACCGCAGCCCCTGTAGGGGGTGCGGGGCCCACCGGGGCCGCGTGAGCCCCTGCGAAGGCCCCACGGGATGTGTGGGGCCCGGGAGCGGGGTGCTGCCTCCCTCCCGCAAGGCCCCATAGGGAATGCGGGGCCTGTGTGGGGCCCATAACCCCCCCCCAAGGCCCCATAGGGAATGCGGGGCCCGTGTGGGGCCCATAACCCCCCCCCAAGGCCCCATAGGGAATGCGGGGCCTGTGTGGGGCCCATAACCCCCCCAAGGCCCCATAGGGAATGTGGGGCCCGTGTGGGGCCCATAACCCCCCCCAGGGCCCCATAGGGAATGCAGGGCCTGTGGCCTGAGTGGGGTGTGCAGCTCCCCCCATCCACATGCTATGGGGCTGTGTGGGATCCATAACCCCCTCTAAGGCCCTATAGGGGCTGTGGGGGGTGTTACCCTACAGGGTGTGTGGGGCCTGGGTGTGGGGGGTTTTACCcccccagggctctgtaagGGGTGTTGAGGGTTGTGATTCCCCCCCACCCAACATTCCATAGGGAATATCGAGTCCATGTGGGACCCGTAACCCCCCCTCCAATCCCTATGGGGTGTTGGGGCCTCTATGGGGTGTGTTACCCACCCCACAAGTAGGACACGGGTCTAAACCTTCCCAACTGACCCCTTCTGCCCATTCCCATCTCCTGTTTTCCAGGATCCTGGAGCATCCCAGCCCCTCTGGTCCCCCCACAGCCAGGGCTGTGTCCCACCAGGACAGCCCCATCCCGAGGTACAGGACCCATGGGGGGCAAGGGTGGGCACGGAGGGGACCCCCAGCACGGGGGTGGCCCCGCTGCCCCCACGCCACCAGCACCCCGCGGGTCACATCCTGCCCGGCGCCGTTGCCCCACGGCTCTGCTCCTGGGCTGATGGGATGGGGACGAGGGGCCTGCGGTGTCCCTGTGCCCCCCCACTGACCCCCCTTGCTCTGTgtccccacagctctgctccgctccaagGGCTCATCCCTGCACGGaacctgctgctggagccttCCCGAGTGCTGATCCCAGGGGATCCGGGTCTGAGTGGGTGACCCCCGCCTCGATCTCCGTCCTGGCCGATCCGGGGCTTTCTGCTCGGTGCTCGGAGGGGAATTCGCCCCGCTCGGCATTCCCGGAGCCCCGGCTGTTGCCGCAGATGAGAAGCTGGCTCTGTGTCGCGGGGCGGAGGGTGGAGGTCGTGCTGCCCTTCCTGGGCAGGTGCCGCCCAGACGCGGGGCGCTGCTGCCAGACCTGCGCCCCCATGAGCTGGGTAAGAGCCTCGTGGAGCGAGCCCGGAGAACTGGGGATCTTGGGATGCATCCCGAGGGGCTCGGGTGCCTGTGGGGGGGCACTGGAGATGTGGGgctcaaccccccccccccccatacccTTTCCCTCCTTGCTTCCAGGATGGATTCTGCTCCGAGCACTTCCCTTCCCTCGGCTTCCAGGACATCAGCCGGGTGACGGAGGAGGACACGCGGTGAGGCCGGGGGATAAACGGTGCTTTATTCCCCAGGGAATTCCCAATCCCCATGGAAACCCCTTCCCGTGCTGCAGGAGGCTTGGGGATGCCTCTCCATCAGCCTTGCTCCGTAGCGGCTCCAAGGAGGAGCTGTTTGGGAGGCTGGAAGCCTCCCTCTCCCGCTGGCTCCGGCGCAGGGACAGGCTCACGCACGCTCCCAGTCCCCTCTCCCCAATGCTCCATCCCCTCCCCGCTCGGGGGCTGCGCTCGTCCCAAGCCTTTTCCTTTGGCCCAGGAGCGGTAACGTGGGCAGGGAAGGCTCCGGCCCTGGAGCAGCCACGGCTCCGTGTGCCCGTGCGCAGGTTCCGGGGCTGGCTGGTGCGCAGGGTCTGCGGGTTCCTCGCTGCCTGCTCCTGGACGGCTCCCGCTGACACCCCTGGAGACCTCCCAGCACGGATCTGCCGCAGCAGGAGGTGGGAGCAGGCGGAGGGGCTCCCCCCCCTTGCAGCACCCCCAGGCCTGTGGGATCCCATTGGGTGGCTGGAGCAAGGGGTCCGGGGATAGCGTGGGTTCAATGGGATGCTTCcacctcctccatccctccgcagggtgcaggatgctgctcccGGCCGTGGCCCGGCAGGGGATGATGGATGGAAGGAG encodes the following:
- the ADRA2B gene encoding alpha-2B adrenergic receptor, whose amino-acid sequence is MDTGSGSTGSPPGGYSVQATAAIAAAITFLVLFTIAGNALVIMAVLSSRSLQAPQNLFLVSLAAADILVATLIIPFSLANELLGYWYFEKAWCEIYLALDVLFCTSSIVHLCAISLDRYWAVSRAIEYNAKRTPRRIKCSILIVWTIAAAISLPPLVYKGEKKAAAGERPQCKLNEEAWYILSSSVGSFFAPCLIMILVYLRIYLIARRRHRARSGATKPPPVPPSIPPAPAGAPPPVDRTSLLSPEEPPAAPSAGAGTSPPPAGPRWDTVATGTGRVVLARHRPALTPWRRKAQVKREKHFTFVLAVVIGVFVLCWFPFFFLYSLGALCPRRCKVPDGVFQFFFWIGYCNSSLNPVIYTVFNQDFRKAFRRLLCRCQAPTPW